The following are encoded in a window of Salinibacter ruber DSM 13855 genomic DNA:
- a CDS encoding sodium:solute symporter family transporter codes for MELAFVDWAIMAAYFAVSLGIGVAVYRRAGEDFGSFFLGNQQMPWWLLGISMVATTFSTDTPNLVADIVRSTGTVGNWTWWAFLLTGVFTVFLYAKLWRRSGVFTDVEFYELRYSGHSTSRR; via the coding sequence ATGGAGCTCGCGTTCGTAGACTGGGCCATCATGGCCGCTTACTTCGCCGTCTCCCTCGGGATTGGGGTGGCGGTGTACCGGCGGGCCGGCGAGGATTTCGGCAGCTTCTTCCTCGGAAACCAGCAGATGCCGTGGTGGCTGTTGGGCATCTCGATGGTCGCGACGACCTTCTCGACGGACACGCCGAACCTGGTTGCCGACATCGTCCGCTCGACGGGGACGGTGGGCAACTGGACGTGGTGGGCGTTTCTGCTGACGGGTGTGTTCACCGTTTTCCTCTACGCGAAGCTCTGGCGCCGCTCGGGCGTGTTCACCGACGTGGAGTTCTACGAGCTGCGCTACTCCGGGCACTCGACGAGCCGTCGCTGA
- a CDS encoding PH domain-containing protein: MTEDVIFRAQPRLWKAHPFSVTLFGLLSATVAPFVLGGALVDTGWTAALMAGLCGPLPLLWMWLQARSRELVVTRSRVRKRSGILSNRTTELAHRNIRNVQIDQGPIHRLMQCGTLRLSSAGQSGIELTMRDLDDPEAVRDLIYQQHG; this comes from the coding sequence ATGACCGAAGATGTCATTTTCCGGGCGCAGCCACGATTGTGGAAGGCACATCCGTTTAGCGTGACGCTTTTCGGCCTGCTGTCGGCCACCGTCGCGCCGTTCGTGCTAGGGGGAGCGCTCGTCGACACCGGATGGACGGCGGCCCTGATGGCCGGGCTTTGTGGGCCGCTCCCGCTGCTTTGGATGTGGCTTCAGGCGCGGAGCAGGGAGCTGGTGGTCACCCGATCTCGGGTTCGAAAGCGGTCCGGAATCCTCAGCAACCGCACGACCGAACTCGCCCATCGCAACATCCGAAACGTTCAGATCGATCAGGGCCCAATCCATCGGCTCATGCAATGCGGCACGCTCCGGCTCTCAAGTGCCGGCCAGTCCGGCATCGAGCTCACGATGCGCGACCTGGACGATCCTGAGGCGGTCCGGGACCTCATCTACCAGCAACACGGATAG
- a CDS encoding IS1-like element ISSru2 family transposase (programmed frameshift), whose product MIKETHECRECGSSNIIKNGHSASGSQQYHCKDCGAHKVLDPEPRGYSEEEKEKILRAYRERGSKRAISRIFGISRNTLNRWLGKKGHEADSVAEGLRPARDNDTLELDECWTYVRKRSNKRWLWVALCRRTRQVVAFVIGDRSAKTCARLWSRIPEGYRKGRSFSDFWKSYRPVFEDDSSHRQVGKSSGELAHVERFFGRLRQKLARYVRRTRAASQSERMLHLTTKLFVEWYNEAIT is encoded by the exons ATGATCAAAGAGACCCATGAGTGTAGGGAGTGCGGCTCCTCGAACATTATCAAAAACGGCCACAGCGCGAGCGGCTCTCAGCAATACCACTGCAAGGATTGTGGGGCCCATAAGGTGCTCGATCCGGAGCCGCGGGGCTATTCCGAGGAGGAGAAAGAGAAGATTCTCCGGGCTTACCGTGAACGCGGGTCAAAACGAGCAATCAGTCGCATTTTTGGGATCAGTCGCAATACTCTGAACCGGTGGCTTG GAAAAAAGGGACACGAAGCCGACTCAGTAGCTGAGGGCCTCCGGCCAGCCAGGGACAACGACACCCTTGAACTCGACGAATGCTGGACATACGTCCGAAAACGGTCGAACAAACGGTGGCTCTGGGTCGCTCTATGCCGTCGAACTCGACAGGTCGTAGCATTTGTGATCGGAGACCGCTCGGCAAAAACCTGCGCACGGCTCTGGAGCCGGATTCCGGAGGGCTACCGGAAAGGCCGAAGTTTCAGCGACTTCTGGAAGTCCTATCGCCCAGTTTTTGAAGACGATTCCAGCCATCGGCAGGTCGGAAAGTCCAGTGGCGAGTTGGCACATGTGGAACGGTTTTTTGGGCGACTGCGGCAAAAGCTGGCACGGTACGTCCGTCGGACGCGAGCGGCCTCCCAGTCAGAACGAATGCTCCATCTGACGACAAAACTGTTCGTGGAGTGGTACAACGAAGCCATCACTTAA
- a CDS encoding helix-turn-helix domain-containing protein: protein MYNLPEITESTERLEQLVRKEKDAQIQRRFHMLLLLKTGEAESRSGAARHLGVHRHTVSDWLGLYEEGGIEKIQEVEDPGPEPGQTSISSEVMEALKERLSDPEGFGSYKDIQRWLAEEQGAELPYSTVHGIVRYELGAKPKAPRPSHPKKTSRSK, encoded by the coding sequence ATGTACAACCTTCCCGAAATTACCGAGTCGACCGAGCGGCTTGAGCAGCTCGTTCGCAAGGAGAAAGACGCCCAAATTCAGCGCCGCTTCCACATGCTCCTTCTGTTGAAGACCGGAGAGGCCGAAAGCCGGAGTGGGGCGGCTCGCCACCTGGGCGTCCATCGCCATACCGTTTCCGATTGGCTCGGGCTCTACGAAGAAGGAGGCATCGAGAAGATTCAAGAGGTCGAAGATCCGGGACCGGAGCCCGGCCAAACGTCGATTTCCTCCGAGGTGATGGAGGCCCTGAAGGAACGACTCTCCGACCCGGAGGGCTTCGGCAGCTACAAGGACATCCAGCGCTGGCTCGCTGAGGAGCAGGGCGCAGAGCTTCCTTATTCGACGGTCCATGGCATTGTGCGCTACGAACTCGGAGCCAAGCCGAAGGCCCCTCGGCCCAGCCATCCAAAAAAAACGAGCAGGAGCAAATAG
- a CDS encoding IS630 family transposase, translating to MDFQEGLPDRLASVKTGANQPVRLFCQDECRIGLMPITRHRVTLPGVKPIQEAKPGYEYFYLYGAVEPETGQRFFTEHERLNSDCFQRFLDRFAEAFPRSHNILVLDNGQFHKAKKLSIPKNIDLTFLPPYSPELNPVERLWQDLKDQLSFDFYEHLSSLRQETRMALRRYTDRAIRSLTGYSYLLEARHVLSS from the coding sequence ATAGACTTCCAGGAGGGCCTTCCCGACCGTCTTGCGAGCGTCAAGACGGGGGCGAACCAACCCGTGCGGCTGTTTTGCCAGGATGAGTGTCGGATTGGGCTGATGCCCATTACGAGGCACCGAGTCACTCTTCCCGGCGTGAAACCGATTCAGGAAGCCAAGCCCGGCTACGAGTACTTTTATCTCTACGGAGCAGTTGAACCGGAAACTGGGCAACGGTTTTTCACCGAACACGAGCGTCTGAACAGCGACTGCTTTCAGCGCTTTCTGGATCGATTCGCGGAGGCGTTTCCTCGGAGCCACAACATTCTCGTTCTGGACAACGGCCAGTTCCACAAGGCGAAGAAACTCTCGATCCCGAAGAATATCGACCTGACGTTTCTGCCTCCATACAGCCCGGAGCTCAATCCAGTCGAGCGGCTCTGGCAGGACCTAAAAGACCAGCTCTCCTTCGATTTCTACGAGCACCTATCGAGCCTGCGACAGGAGACCCGGATGGCTCTTCGTAGGTACACCGATCGAGCGATCAGGTCCCTGACCGGATACAGCTACCTGTTGGAGGCTAGACATGTACTGTCATCCTAG
- a CDS encoding SIS domain-containing protein — MVDHPDPDRGTVHTPGEITQQPEMWRQTARLVRDRAPALKRFLEAAGLYSDEIPSRILLTGAGTSHYVGLSVVDLLRRRFDTPCESRPTTRITPNPDLFFREGEPTLMVHFARSGNSPESRAVLEGGLECMGEAGRHLVITCNSDGTLAELARAHPDRVHLLVLPDDTNDQGLAMTSSYTSMVVASQALAHLDRMDAFVHQTDRTAEIEETDHLSVFAYDAEGEVPALQQTNVAVLIGQMAGLFAAYRRGVNVDEPSVEKALYNRTVQGVQIYDPSGACAENSGEHR; from the coding sequence ATGGTCGATCATCCCGATCCGGATCGGGGAACAGTTCACACCCCCGGCGAAATTACGCAGCAGCCCGAGATGTGGCGGCAGACGGCCCGTTTGGTTCGGGACCGTGCGCCGGCCCTCAAGCGGTTCCTGGAGGCGGCCGGCCTCTACTCCGACGAGATCCCTTCCCGCATTCTCCTGACGGGGGCGGGAACGTCTCACTACGTGGGCCTCTCGGTCGTGGACCTGCTCCGCCGGCGTTTTGACACGCCCTGCGAAAGCCGACCCACCACCCGCATTACGCCCAACCCGGATCTGTTCTTCCGGGAGGGGGAGCCGACCCTCATGGTCCACTTCGCTCGATCCGGCAACAGCCCGGAGAGCAGGGCCGTGCTTGAGGGGGGGCTGGAATGCATGGGTGAGGCGGGACGGCACCTGGTGATCACGTGCAACAGCGACGGGACCCTTGCGGAACTGGCTCGGGCCCACCCCGATCGCGTGCACCTGCTGGTGCTGCCCGACGACACGAACGACCAGGGGCTGGCAATGACCAGCTCCTACACGAGCATGGTGGTGGCGAGTCAGGCCCTCGCCCACCTTGACCGCATGGATGCCTTCGTGCACCAGACCGACCGCACGGCGGAGATCGAGGAGACGGACCACCTCTCGGTGTTTGCCTACGACGCGGAGGGGGAGGTGCCCGCGTTGCAACAGACCAATGTCGCCGTGCTGATCGGCCAAATGGCCGGCCTGTTTGCGGCCTACCGGCGCGGGGTGAACGTGGACGAGCCGTCCGTCGAGAAGGCACTGTACAACCGGACCGTGCAGGGCGTTCAGATCTACGATCCGTCGGGGGCTTGTGCGGAGAATTCAGGGGAACATCGCTAG
- a CDS encoding class II D-tagatose-bisphosphate aldolase non-catalytic subunit, with protein MMVATDESTSRNAHPLVQALQDEKTPVVKALVQTLTDHFEEQTCLLAICPNSRAVTKAALLAAQEANAPLLFTSTLNQVDRDRGYTGWTHDDLIGFIDRKADQLDLDVPILPCLDHGGPWLKDRHVIEDYTYEEAMSAVKRSLESCIDAGYELLHIDPTVDQRQPDREPTSIDWVVEHTLELIEHAEAYRRGQGHPPISYEVGTEEVHGGLADRDKFERFLEGLDAGLRERGLDDAWPCFVVGKVGTDLDTSYFEPDTARDLTTRTKPYGALVKGHYTDYVDNPDDYPLAGMGGANVGPEFTEEEYKALMDLVDLEHKIGKTSGLKKALREAVVESGRWKKWLHADEEGRAFNELDEERQNWLIRTGSRYVWSDREVSTARARLYENLDGYRDAEGYVLWRIKQAMMKYYHAFNLIDFNSRLERVLLPTQEPA; from the coding sequence ATGATGGTAGCAACAGATGAGTCGACATCGCGGAACGCCCACCCGCTCGTTCAGGCGCTACAGGACGAGAAGACCCCGGTGGTGAAGGCACTGGTTCAGACGCTGACGGACCATTTCGAAGAGCAAACCTGCCTTCTTGCGATCTGCCCCAACTCGCGGGCCGTGACGAAGGCCGCGCTGTTGGCCGCTCAAGAAGCCAATGCCCCGCTTCTCTTCACCTCGACGCTGAACCAGGTAGACCGCGACCGCGGGTACACCGGCTGGACGCACGATGACCTCATCGGTTTCATCGACCGGAAGGCTGATCAGCTTGATCTCGACGTCCCGATTCTCCCGTGTCTCGATCACGGCGGCCCCTGGCTGAAGGACCGCCACGTCATCGAGGACTACACGTACGAGGAAGCGATGAGCGCGGTCAAACGGTCGCTCGAATCGTGCATTGACGCCGGCTACGAACTCCTGCACATCGATCCGACCGTGGATCAACGCCAGCCGGATCGGGAGCCGACCTCCATCGACTGGGTCGTGGAGCACACGCTTGAGCTCATCGAGCACGCCGAAGCGTACCGGCGCGGACAGGGACACCCGCCAATCAGCTACGAAGTGGGCACCGAAGAGGTGCACGGGGGGCTGGCGGACCGCGACAAGTTTGAGCGCTTTCTGGAAGGGCTCGATGCGGGGCTCCGCGAGCGCGGGCTCGACGACGCCTGGCCCTGCTTCGTCGTGGGCAAGGTGGGGACCGACCTCGACACGTCGTACTTCGAGCCCGACACGGCGCGGGACCTGACCACGCGAACGAAGCCGTACGGGGCCTTGGTGAAGGGACACTACACCGACTACGTCGACAACCCGGACGACTACCCGCTGGCGGGCATGGGCGGGGCAAACGTGGGGCCCGAGTTCACCGAGGAGGAGTACAAGGCCCTGATGGACCTGGTGGACCTGGAGCACAAGATTGGAAAGACGTCCGGTCTGAAGAAGGCGCTCCGGGAGGCCGTCGTCGAAAGCGGGCGGTGGAAAAAATGGCTTCACGCCGACGAAGAAGGCCGCGCGTTCAACGAGTTAGACGAGGAACGGCAGAACTGGCTGATTCGCACCGGGAGCCGGTACGTGTGGAGCGACCGTGAGGTCAGCACGGCGCGAGCGCGCCTCTACGAGAATCTCGATGGATATCGGGATGCTGAGGGGTATGTGCTGTGGAGGATTAAACAAGCCATGATGAAGTACTATCATGCGTTCAATCTGATCGACTTCAACAGTCGTCTCGAACGCGTTCTGCTCCCCACACAAGAACCCGCGTGA
- a CDS encoding tagatose 1,6-diphosphate aldolase has protein sequence MQIPDALSPGKYRRLKRLSDAADRFSMLAVDQRGSLRRMFAREHGTEPTEVAPDRLQQVKRVVTQAVAPLVSGLLTDPLYGYPASIDVLPASTGVLLSGEQTGYVAAGEDERRTRLLEAWSPRRALRSGGDAIKLLVYHHPDASEETHRHEQEIVASMGEACEEAGMPFILEVVTYPMGEAARTPAVQARRKPEVVVDAAKTFSDPAYKVDVLKLEFPANLRFVGAYQDAPFGAGEAVYDRKTVEQACERLDRAAGVPWVILSSGVGIDEFIETLKFANDAGASGFLCGRAAWKDIVRYAPNEREMRHFMAEVGIGRVERLLDANESARAWTDHPKYQSRAAPAGTDPFTTG, from the coding sequence ATGCAGATTCCGGACGCCCTCTCGCCGGGAAAGTACCGCCGCCTCAAGCGACTCAGTGATGCTGCGGACCGCTTTTCGATGCTTGCCGTCGACCAGCGGGGCTCGTTGCGTCGCATGTTTGCTCGCGAACACGGCACCGAGCCGACCGAGGTGGCCCCGGATCGACTGCAACAGGTGAAACGCGTGGTAACCCAGGCGGTCGCGCCACTGGTGAGTGGCCTGTTGACCGATCCGCTGTACGGGTATCCTGCGTCGATCGATGTTCTGCCGGCGTCCACGGGCGTGCTTCTTTCGGGGGAGCAAACGGGCTACGTCGCTGCTGGGGAGGACGAACGGCGCACCCGGCTGTTGGAGGCGTGGTCCCCTCGGCGAGCCTTGCGGAGCGGGGGCGATGCAATAAAGCTCCTGGTCTATCATCATCCGGACGCGTCCGAGGAGACGCATCGACACGAGCAAGAGATTGTGGCGTCGATGGGGGAGGCCTGCGAGGAAGCCGGGATGCCCTTCATTCTCGAGGTCGTCACGTATCCAATGGGCGAGGCGGCACGGACGCCCGCCGTGCAGGCGCGCCGAAAGCCTGAAGTCGTCGTGGATGCCGCCAAGACGTTTTCCGATCCAGCGTACAAGGTGGACGTTCTCAAGCTGGAGTTTCCCGCCAATCTAAGGTTTGTGGGCGCCTACCAGGACGCGCCGTTTGGGGCGGGGGAGGCGGTGTACGACCGCAAGACGGTCGAGCAGGCGTGCGAGCGCCTCGACCGTGCGGCGGGCGTTCCCTGGGTCATCCTCAGTTCAGGGGTGGGGATCGACGAGTTTATCGAGACCCTCAAGTTTGCGAATGACGCCGGGGCCAGCGGATTTCTCTGCGGGCGAGCCGCGTGGAAGGACATTGTGCGCTACGCCCCGAATGAACGTGAAATGCGCCACTTCATGGCGGAGGTGGGGATCGGCAGGGTAGAGCGCCTGCTCGACGCGAACGAGTCCGCACGGGCGTGGACGGACCATCCGAAGTATCAGTCCAGGGCGGCCCCGGCCGGGACGGACCCGTTCACCACTGGATGA
- a CDS encoding PKD domain-containing protein — protein sequence MRSYRPGLYRMRVFVFLIVGMVLLAGCDGGPNDPPPDRPDPPETDNAAPTADLTLDTSEVEIGTEVALDGSGSSDPDGDDLTYSWRLAAAPSGSDASLADEAGITADFTPDATGDYVVGLEVSDGEENDTDDGSLEAVQAVVEITGDISSDRTLTSDETYRFPNTDPVDIKEGVTVTIEPDTDLRFAEEAGLDVFGTLRAEGTAEDSITVTATRGNRQPGWWRGVEFSAGTSVLDHVQIRYAGADRVPGDRAASIYQSGSSEADLQLTNSTIESGRGCGLAVVPNIESTLQTFSGNEFRELEKPPVCIPFAKVGIFDGSNSFPPQSAVEVFEAPIESGIEEKTRMRSLDEDIPYRVTEDVTVSSDTLVIPNAEDHYTG from the coding sequence ATGAGAAGCTACAGGCCAGGTCTCTACAGGATGCGTGTGTTCGTTTTTCTCATCGTCGGGATGGTTCTCCTTGCCGGTTGCGACGGAGGACCCAACGATCCGCCTCCGGACCGCCCTGATCCGCCCGAGACCGACAACGCAGCCCCCACCGCCGACTTGACCTTGGACACAAGCGAGGTCGAGATCGGGACCGAGGTGGCCTTAGACGGCTCCGGCTCCTCCGACCCGGACGGGGACGACCTGACGTACTCCTGGCGCCTGGCCGCGGCCCCGAGCGGCAGCGACGCGTCTCTTGCTGATGAGGCCGGCATCACGGCCGACTTCACGCCGGACGCGACCGGGGACTACGTCGTCGGGCTGGAGGTGTCCGACGGCGAGGAAAACGACACCGACGACGGATCGCTGGAGGCGGTGCAGGCGGTCGTCGAGATCACCGGAGACATCTCGAGTGACCGGACCCTCACGTCGGATGAGACCTACCGGTTTCCTAACACAGATCCGGTCGATATCAAGGAAGGAGTGACGGTCACAATCGAGCCGGATACTGACCTCCGCTTTGCCGAAGAGGCCGGTCTGGACGTATTCGGCACCCTCCGGGCGGAGGGTACGGCCGAGGATTCGATCACTGTGACCGCTACCCGGGGAAACCGGCAGCCTGGATGGTGGAGAGGGGTCGAGTTCAGCGCCGGAACCAGCGTACTGGACCACGTCCAGATCCGTTACGCCGGCGCTGACCGCGTTCCAGGAGACCGGGCCGCAAGTATCTATCAGTCAGGTAGCTCCGAGGCCGATCTTCAGCTTACAAACTCAACAATCGAAAGCGGCAGGGGCTGTGGGTTAGCCGTTGTCCCCAATATCGAGTCAACGCTCCAAACCTTTTCAGGGAATGAGTTTCGGGAACTGGAGAAACCGCCCGTCTGCATTCCATTTGCGAAGGTCGGTATCTTCGATGGAAGCAATTCTTTCCCGCCACAGTCAGCAGTTGAGGTGTTTGAGGCACCCATCGAAAGCGGAATCGAGGAGAAAACGCGAATGCGCTCGCTCGACGAAGACATTCCGTACCGAGTCACTGAAGATGTGACTGTATCATCGGATACCCTCGTAATACCAAATGCTGAGGATCACTATACAGGTTGA
- a CDS encoding IS1-like element ISSru3 family transposase (programmed frameshift), which translates to MIKETYECRECGSSNIVKNGHSASGSQQYHCKDCGAHKVLDPEPRGYSEEEKEKILRAYRERGSKRAISRIFGISRNTLTRWLKKGRESDSVAEGLRPAEEGDVLELDECWTYVRERANKRWLWVALCRRTRQVVAFVIGDRSARTCARLWSRIPEEYRQGRSFSDFWKSYRPVFAGDPSHRQVGKSSGEMAHVERFFGRLRQKLARYVRRTRAASESERMLHLTTKLFVEWYNEAIT; encoded by the exons ATGATCAAAGAGACTTACGAGTGTAGAGAGTGTGGCTCCTCGAACATCGTCAAAAACGGACACAGCGCTAGCGGCTCTCAGCAGTATCACTGCAAGGACTGTGGAGCGCACAAGGTTCTCGATCCAGAGCCGCGAGGCTACTCCGAGGAGGAGAAAGAGAAAATCCTCCGTGCTTACCGCGAGCGCGGGTCAAAGCGGGCAATCAGCCGGATATTCGGCATCAGCCGCAATACATTGACCCGGTGGCTC AAAAAGGGACGAGAATCCGATTCAGTAGCCGAAGGGCTCCGGCCTGCTGAGGAAGGCGATGTCCTTGAACTCGATGAATGCTGGACGTATGTCCGAGAGCGGGCGAATAAACGGTGGCTGTGGGTTGCTCTGTGCCGGAGAACCCGGCAGGTCGTGGCATTTGTGATCGGAGACCGTTCGGCCAGAACCTGTGCTCGGCTCTGGAGCCGGATTCCGGAGGAATACCGTCAGGGCAGAAGCTTCAGCGACTTCTGGAAGTCCTATCGCCCAGTGTTTGCGGGCGACCCCAGCCACCGGCAGGTCGGAAAGTCCAGTGGTGAGATGGCCCACGTGGAAAGATTCTTCGGGCGACTGCGCCAGAAGCTGGCCCGGTATGTCCGCCGGACGCGAGCGGCCTCCGAGTCAGAACGGATGCTCCATCTGACGACGAAACTGTTCGTGGAGTGGTACAACGAAGCCATCACTTAA
- a CDS encoding inorganic diphosphatase has product MRSVFWMLVLVWAPCASASPPPAVAPSSWTRGLPQTDTVRVDPLCPAVADGLQPQAPDTLAAGTNLLEAAPATAGSTAVNAVVEIPAGTADKWEVAETGRALAIEREAGRRRRINYLPYPANYGFIPQTRLETEDGGDGDPVDLVLLGPATPCGAVVRARIVGVLRLIDDEERDDKILAVRPGAPLGDVRSIDGLQDRYPGVLEILETWFVHYEGPGNRSRGFGDVTAARTLVREAARRYAGPAGR; this is encoded by the coding sequence ATGCGCTCTGTCTTCTGGATGCTCGTGCTCGTGTGGGCGCCATGTGCCTCCGCGTCGCCCCCGCCTGCTGTGGCCCCAAGTTCGTGGACGCGAGGCCTGCCCCAGACCGACACGGTGCGGGTCGATCCCCTCTGCCCAGCGGTCGCCGACGGCCTTCAGCCCCAGGCCCCCGACACGCTTGCGGCGGGGACGAATCTCTTGGAAGCGGCCCCCGCAACAGCCGGAAGCACTGCCGTGAACGCGGTCGTGGAAATTCCGGCGGGAACCGCCGACAAGTGGGAGGTCGCCGAAACCGGGCGCGCCCTCGCCATCGAGCGGGAGGCCGGTCGGCGGCGCCGCATCAACTACCTCCCGTACCCGGCCAACTACGGCTTCATCCCCCAAACGCGCCTGGAAACGGAGGACGGGGGGGACGGCGACCCCGTGGACCTCGTTCTGCTTGGCCCGGCCACTCCTTGTGGGGCGGTCGTGCGGGCCCGAATTGTAGGAGTCCTTCGCCTGATCGACGACGAGGAGCGGGACGACAAAATTCTCGCGGTGCGCCCGGGCGCTCCGCTCGGGGACGTCCGCAGCATCGATGGGCTGCAGGACCGGTACCCTGGGGTGCTTGAGATCCTAGAGACCTGGTTTGTGCACTACGAAGGGCCGGGGAACCGGTCGCGCGGATTCGGGGACGTGACGGCCGCTCGGACGCTCGTGCGCGAGGCGGCCCGCCGGTACGCTGGGCCGGCCGGTCGCTAG